A single genomic interval of Microbulbifer variabilis harbors:
- a CDS encoding sensor histidine kinase, protein MKSSSLNTPAPNPLNTSSELPKLPVWQPFRGPFERWPHLTDLLIALLMFLLTLLMWSRDEAREELAMQNLGDVIAFQCAFIGSFALLWRRTHPWQVQAVILGATILLELGLPADGIVAMAVSLYSLGRYEANTRASFIGVIATLVFVAIDQGIPVQPTAAGTVTVMLVWALWYIGRRLRFRGEYLRLLEERAEYLERERNAESERAVAAERTRIAREMHDVVAHQVSLMTVQAGAARAISRNNPQAASEAMASVEAAGRQAMTEMRHLLGVLRPASSDTALTPQPGLNDLPALIEKVRQVLSEVDYETHGMLENVPTSVALTAYRIVQESLTNVIKHVGAAARVQVSLRVDHETLVIRVADDGNTIGDRPMVETTIDEQPGGGHGIAGMRERAELLGGHLYAGAVDGGGFEVYAQLPTGMVKT, encoded by the coding sequence ATGAAATCGTCGTCCCTAAATACACCTGCGCCGAATCCGCTCAACACCAGCTCGGAACTACCCAAGCTTCCGGTGTGGCAGCCCTTCCGCGGGCCATTCGAACGCTGGCCGCACCTGACTGATCTGCTCATCGCCTTGCTCATGTTTTTGCTGACGCTACTGATGTGGTCGCGCGACGAGGCGCGGGAAGAGCTGGCCATGCAAAATCTGGGGGATGTTATTGCTTTCCAGTGTGCGTTCATTGGCTCCTTCGCTCTGTTGTGGCGTCGCACACACCCCTGGCAGGTACAGGCCGTTATTCTCGGCGCAACAATATTGCTGGAACTGGGTTTACCGGCGGATGGCATCGTTGCCATGGCGGTTTCGCTGTATAGCCTTGGCCGCTACGAGGCCAATACCCGAGCCAGTTTTATCGGAGTCATCGCAACGCTGGTTTTTGTGGCGATTGATCAGGGTATTCCGGTTCAACCAACTGCGGCAGGCACAGTAACGGTGATGCTGGTATGGGCGTTGTGGTATATCGGTCGTCGGCTGCGTTTTCGCGGCGAATATCTCCGTTTACTGGAAGAGAGAGCTGAGTATTTGGAGCGCGAACGCAATGCCGAATCTGAGCGTGCGGTAGCGGCCGAGCGCACACGAATCGCCCGCGAGATGCATGATGTGGTGGCGCATCAGGTGAGCCTTATGACCGTGCAAGCCGGTGCCGCCAGGGCCATCAGCCGCAATAACCCGCAAGCCGCCAGTGAGGCCATGGCTTCGGTGGAGGCTGCTGGCCGTCAGGCCATGACAGAAATGCGCCATCTACTTGGCGTACTGCGCCCGGCCAGTAGCGACACCGCGCTCACGCCGCAACCGGGTCTCAATGATTTACCGGCTCTGATTGAAAAGGTCCGGCAGGTGTTAAGCGAGGTCGACTACGAAACCCACGGCATGCTGGAGAATGTACCGACCAGCGTCGCTCTCACCGCCTATCGTATCGTTCAGGAATCTCTCACTAATGTCATCAAGCACGTTGGAGCCGCTGCGCGGGTTCAAGTGAGCCTGCGCGTAGACCATGAGACTCTAGTGATTCGTGTAGCCGATGATGGCAACACCATTGGCGACCGGCCCATGGTGGAAACAACTATTGACGAGCAGCCTGGCGGTGGGCACGGCATTGCAGGCATGCGCGAGCGCGCGGAATTGCTCGGCGGCCATCTGTATGCGGGCGCGGTCGATGGTGGTGGTTTTGAGGTGTATGCACAACTACCTACAGGAATGGTGAAAACATAA
- a CDS encoding GNAT family N-acetyltransferase yields MNIKIRNESGGDAETIHRVTVLAFRDAPHTNHTEQLIVEGLRKAGALSLSLVAESDGEIVGHVAISPVNISDNSTNWFGLGPISVLPEYQGRGVGSKLMGKALADLKEKGAEGCVVLGDTNYYGRFGFKVIDGLVLPGVPAEYFQALSFGSNFPQGEVVYHEAFSVQG; encoded by the coding sequence TTGAATATTAAAATTCGTAATGAAAGTGGTGGAGATGCTGAGACAATCCACCGAGTTACAGTCCTAGCATTTCGGGATGCTCCACATACTAATCACACTGAGCAGCTTATTGTGGAGGGTCTTCGCAAGGCAGGTGCATTATCTTTATCTCTGGTGGCTGAGTCAGATGGAGAAATTGTAGGTCACGTTGCCATTTCACCAGTAAACATTTCTGATAACTCGACCAACTGGTTTGGACTTGGGCCGATTTCAGTACTACCTGAGTATCAAGGAAGGGGAGTTGGCTCGAAACTTATGGGGAAAGCTCTTGCAGACCTTAAAGAAAAGGGGGCAGAGGGTTGTGTAGTACTTGGGGATACTAATTATTATGGGCGCTTTGGCTTCAAGGTGATCGATGGATTGGTTTTGCCAGGGGTTCCAGCAGAGTACTTCCAGGCACTGTCATTTGGTAGCAATTTTCCGCAGGGAGAGGTTGTGTACCACGAGGCATTCTCGGTTCAAGGTTAA
- a CDS encoding DUF2306 domain-containing protein — MNDAVLSQTLPRSFDTRRAVYLSVKTWFCIAAIGHAIFFAYILAVFYPPIAESGVHGLKGLHLPAGFREGDTLGNLASVSHVLLAAIVIGGGPLQLIPSVRRHAPNFHRWLGHSYLLTAVIASVAGLYMTWTRHTIGNLVSQISITMDGILILMFAFLAVRTAMARRFAEHRRWALRLFMAASAVWFFRVALMGWAMLTGGWGVDWESFTGPFLYALGFGQYLLPLAMLEWYFHCQKRGTAQGTQIAFVSTLIPLTVFMAIGIFAATMGMWLPRI; from the coding sequence ATGAACGACGCTGTACTCAGCCAAACACTGCCGCGATCATTCGACACCCGGCGGGCCGTTTACCTGTCGGTAAAAACCTGGTTCTGCATCGCGGCCATCGGCCATGCGATCTTCTTTGCCTATATCCTGGCCGTCTTCTACCCACCCATTGCCGAATCGGGGGTGCACGGCTTGAAAGGACTGCACCTTCCGGCAGGATTCCGCGAGGGAGATACACTGGGTAATCTCGCTTCGGTGAGTCACGTGCTATTGGCCGCAATTGTAATCGGCGGTGGGCCCCTGCAGCTGATCCCTTCAGTGCGACGGCATGCCCCCAACTTCCATCGCTGGTTGGGACACAGCTATCTGCTGACTGCCGTCATCGCCAGTGTTGCGGGGCTCTACATGACCTGGACGCGGCACACTATTGGTAATCTGGTATCACAGATCAGTATCACCATGGACGGCATACTAATTTTGATGTTTGCCTTTCTGGCGGTGCGTACCGCGATGGCCAGACGCTTTGCTGAGCACCGTCGCTGGGCCTTACGCCTATTTATGGCTGCCAGTGCGGTGTGGTTCTTTCGTGTAGCCTTGATGGGCTGGGCAATGCTCACCGGCGGCTGGGGAGTCGACTGGGAATCTTTTACCGGGCCATTCCTGTATGCACTGGGCTTCGGCCAATACCTCCTCCCGCTGGCCATGCTGGAATGGTATTTTCACTGTCAAAAGCGTGGAACCGCACAAGGTACTCAGATTGCTTTTGTCAGTACCCTGATACCTTTGACTGTGTTTATGGCCATTGGTATTTTTGCCGCTACGATGGGAATGTGGTTGCCACGGATCTAA
- a CDS encoding response regulator, whose product MLRVMVVDDQALVRCGFALILNNEPDIEVVAEAGTGIEAVKAARAHQPDIILMDIRMPEMDGLEATARILEASDATCRVIILTTFDPDEYVFRALRAGASGFVLKDIPPEALVQAVRTVAEGGAMLAPGITQRLISQFAQKLGAGRNLSERLERLTTREREVLEAIAAGKSNAEIAEALFIGPATVKTHVSSLLSKLGLRDRAQAVVFAYECGLATVGERDVGF is encoded by the coding sequence ATGTTGCGAGTGATGGTGGTGGATGACCAGGCTTTGGTACGGTGTGGTTTTGCGCTGATCCTGAACAATGAGCCCGATATTGAGGTGGTCGCCGAGGCGGGTACCGGCATTGAGGCAGTTAAAGCCGCACGAGCGCATCAGCCGGATATCATCCTGATGGATATCCGCATGCCGGAGATGGACGGGCTGGAAGCCACGGCACGCATCCTGGAAGCTAGTGATGCAACTTGCCGTGTCATTATTTTGACTACGTTCGATCCCGATGAATACGTGTTTCGTGCGTTGAGGGCCGGGGCCAGTGGCTTTGTGCTCAAGGATATTCCCCCGGAGGCACTGGTGCAGGCAGTACGCACCGTAGCAGAGGGCGGTGCCATGCTTGCACCGGGCATCACTCAACGCCTGATCAGCCAGTTCGCACAGAAATTGGGGGCAGGGCGCAACCTGTCAGAACGCCTGGAACGCCTCACTACTCGCGAGCGTGAGGTACTGGAGGCCATCGCCGCTGGCAAGAGCAATGCCGAGATTGCCGAGGCTCTGTTTATTGGCCCCGCCACTGTGAAAACCCACGTTTCCAGCTTGCTCTCCAAACTGGGGTTACGCGATCGTGCACAGGCGGTCGTGTTCGCTTACGAATGTGGCCTGGCCACCGTAGGGGAGCGCGATGTCGGTTTCTAG